The following proteins come from a genomic window of Synechococcus sp. NB0720_010:
- a CDS encoding sulfurtransferase TusA family protein, whose protein sequence is MTQLDLRGTPCPLNFIRTKLALEKLSAGEWLQVDLDAGEPEQMVASGLREAGHRVELEAMEPGAVRLLICRCG, encoded by the coding sequence ATGACCCAGCTCGACCTGCGCGGTACCCCCTGCCCGCTCAATTTCATTCGCACCAAACTGGCCCTCGAGAAGCTGTCCGCAGGCGAGTGGCTTCAGGTTGATTTGGATGCCGGAGAGCCCGAGCAGATGGTGGCCAGCGGCTTGCGAGAGGCCGGACATCGCGTTGAGCTGGAGGCCATGGAACCCGGGGCGGTGCGTTTGTTGATCTGTCGCTGTGGCTGA